In the genome of Canis lupus familiaris isolate Mischka breed German Shepherd chromosome 17, alternate assembly UU_Cfam_GSD_1.0, whole genome shotgun sequence, the window GTCCGGGGCCTGTTCCTTCAACACCTTTATGCAGCCTTTCATCTGGGAGGAGAAAGCACAACATTTTGTTAGCACCTCAGCAATTGTGTCCATGACAATATCCACTCACACTATCATCTATCCATGTTCAGATCACATTATGTCTGCCCAGGGGAATCAGAATGACCAATAGACCTCCCTGCTCCCTGTTAGTAACTTGCTCCTAAGGCGCTACTAGAAGTTGTGGATCACTTTTTACACTGTACTGCCGTTGAACATTTCATGTGTCTGGCATTGGGGCACAAAGACTTGGGACAGTGATCTTGTCTTGTGCACTAGAGCCACATGCAGGCCTCTCCCCCCAATAGCTGCTCAGTGGAGACTGCATGAACTACAAACCTGATGATTTTATGCCATCTGTCTTTCCAGGATGCTATTCCTCCTTTAACTGTTTGACTGGCAAAaccttacctttttaaaaatttaatttaatttaatttaatttaatttaatttattatttttttagggcaCAATTAAAGATCACCAAAACCAGGAGGCCTCTGTGTACCTCATTACCTTCATCAGGTGGAAGTAACCAGcacctctctgtgcccctcatAGTATGGTGGTGTTTATCAGACAGTCTTGGAGATTTTAGTGCCCAGAATATTCTGTCTTCCTCACTAGGAAGGGACTGGTGATAGGCAGAGGTTAAGAACATGAACTACTTGGAGGTGGATTGCTTGGGTTTCCTCTATCCTTGCTTATTAAGTACCTGAGTGAACCTGGGCAAGTTCCTTAGTTTTTTGTGCCATTGGAATATAACTTATTCATAATTTGGGAAGTGTATGAAAACTAAGTTTATATAGATCGCATTATATTATGCAtatcctagaatttttttttttttttttgacaaagcaAGCAAGCATCTTCCCACAAAAAACTCAATCGCTCATTTTAAACTCAGATGTTCACGTTCGGTATTGAATTTGGGTGGACCAAAGACCTCTTTGTAAGGgtctctttcaaatattttgtgtGGGTATACTCGTGGTATGTAGGAGGTTTTATCTTATGGCCTGAGAGATCCTGGCAGATTGATGGGGGTAGCCAGAAGCACAGGGTTGAGAATCATTTAGGGGTCACATAGGGGCTCATCGAGAAAGAATGTCATGGTCAATCAGAGATGTCTGTCATGATGTTCTGCAGGATAGGCAGAGGTTATAAACAAGCCAGGTATGTGCCATCTTGAGCCTGCTCACTTCCAAGAATGGGATCCAGTCCAGGGATGTAGAGATTTGGTTCCTTTTGAAGTTCAGCTCCTGATCTAGTGGTAGAAGAGAACCCCGAGGTTCTCTGATAAGTACCTGCATACTATCAGGAAATCAAAGAGGTAGTGGTTGCTTCACTCCAGCCTGGCTTTCTGGTACCCAAGAATGGTGTCTCTTCTTTCAATGACCCAACTCTTCTGGGTCTCAGTGACTGTGCTCTGATGACTCACTGCTCCAGGAGTCCTCTTGGGAAAATCCTACCCTTCTCCAAGGTCTACCTCAAATatcactctctgtctcttctctaaGCAAAATAAGCTTCTCCCTAATCTGGGTTTCCAGGGTATGTTCTTTGTAAGTGTCTATAATGAATGACACTCAACTCAAGGCTTCACCgatcaatatttgttttttcacagCTGATGATACTCAAAGGTTTATGAACTAGGTGCCCGTAACTGCTGTCTTAGTAGCAGACTGGTATCTGAAGGAGCCCCTTGATGTCATTAAAGAAAATGGCCCATCttgaatatatgtgtatttggTAAACTTAAACTTTCTTAGAGAAACGTACAAACTTCAGTATGAACAAGCTTTTCTTAGTGAGACTGAAAAACAGACTTCATGAAGACTAAATGTGGTTAGATTTAACATGATATAATGATTATGACCTCAACAGAAAGACTCAGTAAATGACCAGCAAGGACAAGATTTTTAAGGGTTAGCGCTAACAAGCCATACTTGTACCctgtgtatttttaattgttgACTCTGTGACAAGTTAACAAGTGGCTCTGGTAAATGAGAATGTCCTATGAGTACTAAGTAATAAACTTAATCCACATTCAAAGATATTCATGGAGTTATTAATAGAGTTATTTATATTCAACCTCATATTAATAGAGTTATTTATATTCAACCCATAGTAAAACAAATGTTAAAGCCTCACAAAGAATAcagtaaaaatgtttattggtatgaaaaaaataagatataattgctattttaaaagagcaattaTAGTAGGGTGCTGATTTGTTaagtacatacacacatgcatatacgcAAACATCCATATAAAGGGAAGGGAGGTAGATATGCTGCCATTTTGACGATGGTCATCCACCTATGGTAAGGTTACTATAGATACATTTAATTTTCCGTAGTTTGATTTCTTACATGTTCCTAATTCTTTTGTACcaaatccttttttctcttggtaaacagaaaataacaaaataataattaaaaaacaaagactcaaTGAAGAACCATGACTAGCTGTGCTAGAAACCCAGACCTTCAAAATAAGTAATCTAAGTTGCACTTTAATTGATACATTTCCTTACAGTCTTTGGACTTGTGGTCCCCTCTTTCTGTCTGCATTGAAGACTTTCTGTCTGCATGGTACTAAAGTATCAGAGATGTTGTTCCGTGCAGATGAGCGAAAACTGAGCATGCTCCCTAAACTTAGCACGGTCAGAATAAGTTAATCCCAAAAGGGCCTACTCTGCCCTAAAAGGGCTTTATATTAACACATGGGATATACTATTGGGTTGATGCTGCAGATGAGAGCTAAGAGATGTGTTTTATGCTACAATTGACAGAAATCATTTGTACACCAAAATCACGTGTTTTTCCagttatattcattcattcagtaaaaacGGTATGGAGTATCTATTGAGTGTCATGCTCCATGTCAGGTATAACGTTAGGCAGTAGAGCAGACGTGGGGTATACAGATCATGGTCTCTGCCCTTACAATCAAACTTGGAGTCTATGAGGGAATATCAGAAAATCCAAAATGGCAAGTGCTCTGGGGgccagaggagaaaaagaggtCCTAACCATGCAGGGTCCAGGAGATGTGTTCCTGAATGAGGTgacatttgttgaatgttttaAAGGAATCCACCCATCAGAAAGAAGGGAAGGCCCTCTGGGCAAGGAAGAGGGTTCAAGCATATTCCAACGACAAAAAAGGGCATGGCAATTGGGTAGAGCCACTGGTGGGGGGTGGTAGGAGAGGAAGTTGGAATGTTGTTTGAAATTTGACCATGGTGTCTTATAATCCAAGATCTCCCAATGCTGCTCACTTTAAgacacatataacatatatatatataatatttaatatataaatataaatatatatataaatatatataattttttttctccatacgGCACATTGGGTCCCCTGAAGGGGCAGTTTGTAACTAAGTGACCATTCACATGTGCTCAGCAACTCTGCAGGCTGAGGGGATTAGTATCTCTGAGctcttgctatgatttttttttttttgtcttgctatGATTTTTGATTGGATGCTTTGCTGTAGGCACATGGAAAAGATTAGACTCCTTGCTATGAGGATAGCTGCCAGGAGGGGGCTTGCATCTTGGAGAGATCCCTCTCAGCGgtggatggaggagagagagagagagagagagagagaagcaagatcTGTTTGGCAACATGCACGAGCTCTTATTTGGAAAGCAGAGTTCATAACTATTCTTACATCGATCTTGGATGTCTTGCAGAAAGCTCCCACGGGATGGACGTGGTCATAGAGGATGATGACTCCCACCATCACCCTCATGCAGAACATCAGCGTTTCTTCGCTTGTAAACCTACTCCGGTACTccctggaagagagaagaaatgcagCTGTGTTACCTCCTTGCCGGAGCCCGTTCATTTCTGGCTACTTTAGACTCCTCCAATCATCTCTTGAGAACAATCTCAGACCTGCAACAACCAGGTTAATATGCTCTTAAAGAAGCCCATGATGATAATTCTCCTTGAATCTATCCAACCAGCAATTCAGTGTGAAAATAAGGTAAATTAGAGGGCAGtaaattctcttctcttctgcccTTCAGCAGGCCAGCTCATCACGTACATCACTCCCCCCACCCATCAATCTTGAATATTTTATAGCAGGTCCCTCTGGCTGTCCAAGATTATAGAGAATAATGGCTTCAttatggagaaaaagaatcaGGCTCATTTCTACAGAGCAGCTATCATGTCTCCAGTCAGAGTAACTTCCTTTGTTAGGACACAGGCTGTGGATTGAATTGGATTGGcaaagatacataaaaaaaattatgtaccaTTTCCTGGGCTGGGAGTATTTGTGGAGTTTGGATTTTGTTCCCTTACTTTAACAGGGTCCCTGATGCTCCAGATAACTCAAGATAATTCTAGAGGCTTTCTTAACATCTATTTCATTATGAATTGGGCACTCAATGAAGATGATTACTATTTCTGTCTTGGAATAAATCTTAACTTTGGTATAAGTGAAATATTTGCAGTTAACACCATCTTACATTTGAACAGAGGAGCACATTTCATAGGGCACTTTTGAGGTCTCTGGCCCTCCCAAGCCCTCGCCACATAGATGACTTTACAAGTACTTCatcagataaggaaaccaaggtcTGGGCAGGCCATACCACCCGTCTAAGGGCACAGATGTAGCTAATGAGATAACCGGAACCCTGGCTTGTGGTGTGGACTTCCTCATCACCACGCTGCCTCGCCATTTACAACCTCTGCCACTTCTCAAATCCAGCAACTAGTTTGAGTACAAAGAAACtgctgagagagggagacagagggagaggcagtgagggaagagaagagagaaaaagaaaagagaaggaaagagggagagaggtgtcCATTATCATTCTTGCAACAGTCTTACCACTTCCGCTCTTCGTTCTAAATCTTCTATCAAACCCGTTCTcccaatatatttataatacccaGTCATGTAAGCCTCCTTCTGGCCCTTCCCCATCTTCTACAGCATCTTGGGTTTGAGTTCTGGTTCTGCCACCTAACAAGCTAAGCAACCTTTGGGAAGTCAGTGAACCAGTATGGACCTCAGTGTCTTCAACTACACAATGGGGCTGGATTACGTTTATCACCCAGAGTTCCTTATGAAATTAATTCAGGTAATATACATGTAAATGTTAACGTGCTGACCCAAAtgttaccaccaccaccaccaccaccaccattgtcatcatcatcctcatcattgACCCCATCAATCATGTTGACAAGCTCTCTCTAGGTGAACTCTAGACCATGAATCCACCTCTGATTTCACTTACGGCGTTTCCAGCATGACTTTACAAACACTCGTCATCGTACTGAGGCAGTCTGTGGTGTTCTCTATTGGCAGGGTTTTGTTCTAAACGGGAGACACAAAAGTATGTTAGCCTTGCTAGCAGCTTTTACGTGCAATTAAGAGAAaagcacctgggtgctcagcccCACTTACTTCGGAGACAAAGTGCATGGTGGCATTGCTAAGGGTTTTCAGCATTGGCGTGGCTTCTGCATAGAAGAGGGACATTCGATTGGCCATCTCATTATTGACTTCATTCTCAATGTCTAGCTGATGAAAATAAGAAGAGAAGATGCAATTGATAAAGACATGGTCAAAAATTGCCAAACAGCGTCTGCTGGAAACTGAATTACAGATGAGGACTGTCTTTTCCTTGTGCCCTGCCTGATGGGACAATCAAAGGAAGATGCGGAGAATGGGTGTACGGATCAGGGGCTCACATGCATGTTGTTGATGCGGTTGCGACTTATCGTCCTTCTGTAGTAGCTGAAGTCATTCTGAATAGCTGGGTTCCTCATCTGCAAttcagaggagaggaaagaaggtcACGACTCCGCATCACATGGAGGACATGCATCAGGAACCCAGACACTAGCCTTGGTAAATACACCAGGATGTCCCTTCGTTATCCAACAATCAAAGCAATttctagttaaaaataaatactgagagcctcattattttaatatatgccCTGCTTTTACTATAAGATAGCTTTCAGGGAAAGGATACTTGTTCTTAATCAGGACAGATACTTGAAAAGGTTTCCTCTTACTGCATTTGGCAGATTTTGAATTTCCATGCCCAAGCCACCATCCTAAATCAGTTTTACTATTAGGGATGCAAAATCTCACTACATTATCTGTCTCCGTAGGGAAAGAGCTACATCTTACCCATCTAATCCCCACCCCACAGCATGAGCAGAgtgctggcacacagtaggtgctcaggacAAGTCTGTTACACTGTTGTAGCATATGTGGTCTAACCTTCAGTTCATCAAATCGAAGGGTAAAATGAAGAATTTCCGCAAACTCCTTTGCCAAGGCTTGCTCCCGCTCCAGGTGTTGGGTTGGCGTGTAGGGTGGACAGGTCAGAGATTCTAATAAACTCTGAAGAGCTTTTTCTGAAAGTCaaagtgataaatatatatttgaggtGGCCCATGGAGATCTTTCAGAAGAAAGCACAGTTCTTAGGCCCAGTTGACATTCTCAGAGATAAACCTGCTTGGATCTAGCTTTTCCATGTCTTTTCCCATAACTGTGTATAGGGTGATGTGTGTGGATAAGAGAAAGGAGCCCAGGCCCAAAGGGCTGCCCCTGGCACCCCATTGTGGGAGGCCCCCAGGGCCACACagtcttttctgtgtctctcaaagcTCAATTCAACTCTCAGTGTTCTATAGTGCCAACTCCTACCACTGTTTGGAAACCACAGATACATGTTTTTGGGTTCTGTGCATGAGACAGTCACTGatgacagagaggagaggaggtgaCCTGGAATACACGGGTTAGATAATTTGCACTGCCCAGAGAGACTTCGGGTCCCTTTCCAGCTCCTCACGGCACCTACTCTCTAATCTAACCCAGCAGTACTTTTCTGCAACCCACTGCCATATCGACCTCTGTTACTGCCCTTGAAATGGTCTCATCACTCCCTCTTGTCTATCTCTATACATTCCCTCCAGTTTTCCCTTCAACATATTGCTAACAATATTGACTCATTTAAGCAATGCTCCATGGCAAACTATGGAACACAGATCAAACCTGGCAGATGGtcaatttttgcaaataaagttttattaaaacatagcCCCACTTTATTTCCATTCCTTAATGTATTAACAATGGCTACTAATGAGCTACAGTGGCAGAGTGGAGTCaatgcaacaaatatttttggctcAGAAGCCTAAAGTGTTTATTATCTGGTCTTTGCAGACAAGTTTGCTGGCACTTGATCTACAGTCCCTTAATTGTCTTTTACAGCATCCTTACAAGGATATCTCTTATCTTTTCCATTTACGGGAATGTACTGCCTTCTAAGGTAGCCAGTTCTACCTTGGTCTGCTGTGACAGGTGGATCTTTGTCGTTCTGTTAAATATCTGGCTCATGAGGATTTCAGTTCATTGGGTCAAGATATACACTTTGacgaaagagaaaagaaggaaacagagaagaagCTATCTGAGAGTCTTCAGAAGCTCTCTTTCCTTGAAAAGCTGTTTCAGTTCATTCAACCATTCCCTTTGGGTCTTAGCTTCAAGCTGTCTCAACACCATGACTATTATCCTCCCAAACTGTTTCACTTTCTCTGTTGAACTCTTAAAATGTGGCATTTGTTTACAGCAAAAGTAAAGTAGAACATGACTATCCCTTTCCTCATCCCAAATATAGTAATTAATGAAATCCCATATAGCTTTACACTTGGAGGAGTGGTTATGTCATATAGGTGCTATTGTTAGCCAGACTTTACTTTCATTTCTGCAAAGCCATCCTGTATCTGTACAGGtgtttttaaagcttaaaagCAGGTCTGTCTTTAGAACGTttgtttttcctgtattttacTATATTAAATTTATCACATGTCTCCAGCAAATCAAGTCCTTTTTCAGTTAGCAAGTAACCTGTTTGTTTCAACTTCTCTGTCATTCAGAAATGTGATCAGCCCACAAAACCGTTACCAGTGAGACTTGGCTGAGAACAAGACTGGAGGGACCCACCAGTAAAGACACTCTTGATGTGTGGATAACTGCAGGGGAAGCAACGCTGAGATGAATTTAAGGAAGTGAAAATGACAGGTGTTTCTGTCCATGATTGGCCTCTCCAAAGACACTCCCGATGGATGTAGACCATTCCCCAGCGCACTGAGCTAGTTCTTCCTAATCCTGTCACAAACCCCGTAACAGAACCTCACACACaggatgaaaactataaacacatACTCACCTAGCCTTATGGAAAATTCATAAAATCTCTTTAGCCTCACGACCAGAGGACACACCGCGTTCCAAGCTTTTTCTTGAAGCTGAATGTCGTTGGGATTTTGAATCGCCTACCAAAACATGAAACAATCGTCTgtttaaaaagaggcaaaaagtACCCCATCAAAATGCCTTAAGATTGAGAAAggattttgttttaagaaaatacaattcCTAGTATACTTTGCTAGTGTGCTGTTAAAGTGACATGTGTTCACTGGACTGTCCTCCAAGATGCTCGCTTAGAATGGAGATTTGAGCCCTTGAACATAGTCCAAGTGCCCCTACAATTAGATCCTGCGGCatcttgtttctcttattttaaatgcaaaaaaaaaaaaattgcaaatctAATTGGAAGCCATTTAGCCTTCCTCCATCACATTTTGATTCTACTGAAGTAGAGCCAGTGCTCATTAGAAAGTGCAGATCCTACAGATGTCTTCCTTTGTCTATAATGTGTGTCACACGCCTTCTGTTTGTGATGTTACCTACCTCACCTAAATTAATGGTGACCCCTAAGTAGAAAGACTACCTCTCAAGAGGCTGTCACTTTCTTTGAAATGATGTTTTGTCTAGGTTTCAGCAGCTGAAGGATTACGTTAGTGGGATTTTTTCCCCGGAAAGATGGTGGCACTGGCAGTaaggtatgtgtgtatgtgttgataCTTCCACAAAACTAATCATGTCAAATAAAAGGAGTGTGAAGTTTCTTGCCTTTAAGGCATTATGAAGTCTTAAAAGCCACGCTGacaatcttcttcttcttcttttttttttttttgttttggtgttttttttttttttttttttttttcagggatttatttttttaaactcaagcCATTTCAAGATGGAGACCTGCAGGCTACTTAAAGCAAGCTAGCTTACAGCTGTCGTTTGTGATACTGTGGGACCTGACACAATTATTACAAGATGCTGGGGAATCTGTGCAAACCCAGATCTcatgatttatatttcttttttttttccttgtgactTATATTTCAACTGTTGTCCAGAGACTTTATATGTATGTTTCCCTTACATGAAGTAACATGCTGATGAATTGATTGCTTAAACGTCAGTCCTCTGCTAGCAAAGGTATGACTGAGAGGAGAATGGCTAATATCTTACATGGTCTACAGTGCCGTGTACTCAGATTAACGTACTAGAATAAAGGGGGCCATTCATACTTTTGTAAAAACCACATTA includes:
- the CYRIA gene encoding CYFIP-related Rac1 interactor A gives rise to the protein MGNLLKVLTREIENYPHFFLDFENAQPTEGEREIWNQISAVLQDSESILADLQAYKGAGPEIRDAIQNPNDIQLQEKAWNAVCPLVVRLKRFYEFSIRLEKALQSLLESLTCPPYTPTQHLEREQALAKEFAEILHFTLRFDELKMRNPAIQNDFSYYRRTISRNRINNMHLDIENEVNNEMANRMSLFYAEATPMLKTLSNATMHFVSENKTLPIENTTDCLSTMTSVCKVMLETPEYRSRFTSEETLMFCMRVMVGVIILYDHVHPVGAFCKTSKIDMKGCIKVLKEQAPDSVEGLLNALRFTTKHLNDESTSKQIRAMLQ